The Corallococcus soli DNA window GCACGGCGCCGTCCCGCGCGGGGTTGAGGAACTTGTTCGAATGCCAGGCTGTCGCGAGCGGCCCGGTCTCTGCTTCGCCGTCACCCACGACGCAGGCGACGATGAGGTCAGGGTTGTCGAAGGCCATGCCATACGCGTGGGAGAGGCTGTAGCCGAGCTCGCCGCCTTCATGGATGGAGCCCGGCGTCTCCGGGGTGACGTGGCTGCCGATGTGACCGGGGAAGGAGAACTGCTTGAAGAACTTCCGCATCCCCTCCTCATCCGGGCTCTTGTCCGGATAGACCTCCGAATAGGTGCCCTCGAGATACGCCGGCCCGAGCACGCCCGGGGCGCCGTGGCCCGGCCCGGCCACGAAGACGACGTCGAGGTTTTGTTCGACGATGAGCCGGTTCAGGTGGACCCAGACGAACGAGAGCGCCGGGCTCGCGCCCCAGTGGCCGAGCAGCCGATGCTTCACGTCCGTCGACTCCAGGGGCCTGTGCAGCAGCGGGTTGTCCTGGAGGTAGATCATCCCCACCGCGAGGTAGTTGCATGCGCGCCAGTACGCGTCCATCAACTCCACTTCCCTGGCGGTGAGCGGTCCTCCCCCCTGGGTCCGCTCCCTGGCCGGCGTGGAGGGCCCCTCGCCTTGCTCCCTGGCGGACCATGACAGCCCAGACTCCTCGGATGATCCCGTCCCTATCGGGTGTGCCATGACGTGTCTCCCATCAGTGTTGGGTGTGGAGTGTTGAGTCGGGTTCGTGGTGGATGGAGGGAGGCTCGGCCGCCCCGGCGAAGCCCGCTTCGCCTTCCATGTCGCCGCTGTAGCGGCCCAGGGCCGCCGCGCTGTCGCACCCGGCGCGGTGGTGGAACATCCGCTGGGCGGCGGGCACTTGCTCACGCTGGCCCCGCCAGACCTCCATCGCCTCGTCCTGCAGCGCGCGTCCGTAGGAGAAGCTCAGCTTCCAGGGCTTCGGGCCGCCCAGCGCATTGATGGCGTTGAGGTGCTCGGTGGCCAGGACCGCGTCTTGTCCGCCGGACAGGAAGACGACCCCGGGGACCGCGGGCGGCACATGGCGCGTCAGGGCGCGCAACGTCGCCTCCGCCACCTCGTCCACCGACGCCTGCCTCGCGCAACGGAGACCCGCGGTGACCATGTTCGGCTTGAGCAACATCCCTTCCAGGGACACCTGCGCGTCGAAGAGTTCGTTGAAGACCGCTTGCAGCACGCGCCCCGTCACGTCCTCGCACTGCTCGAGCGCGTGCGCTCCCTCCATCAGGACTTCGGGCTCCACGATGGGCACCAGGCCCTGCTCCTGGCAGAGGGCGGCGTAGCGCGCGAGCGCGTGCGCATTCGCGTGGATGCACTTCGCGGTCGGCAGCCCGTCGCGGATGATGAAGACCGCGCGCCACTTGGCGAAGCGCGCACCGAGCTCGTGGTACTCCTCGAGCCGTGCGCGGAGCCCATCGAGCCCTTCGGCGACGAACTCGCCCGGCGCGCCGGCCAGGGGGTGGACGCCCGTGTCGACCTTGATGCCGGGGATGATGCCGCGACCCACCAGCAGCTCCAGCAGCGGGATGCCTGTCGAGCTGTCCTGCCGGATCGTCTCGTCCTGCAGGATGACACCGCCGATGAACGCGGCGATGTCGGGCGTACTGAAGAGCATCTCGCGGTAGGCGCGGCGGCTGTCCGAGGTCGACTCGATCGCGCGCGCGGTCAGGCGCTTCGTGATCGTGGAGACTGTCTCGTCCGCCGCCAGGATGCCCTTCCCATCAGCAACGATGGCTCGCGCGGTCTGGTCGAGCCCTGGCATCGTCGGCATGTGTTCCTCCCATCCATCGCCAATGAACCTGAGGGCGCCCCATTGGGCCGACAACTGGCGGGGCGGCGCTCGGCCAAGGGATTGCCTTGAAGCGCCGGGCAGGATGGTGCCGCCCCGTCGCGATGCCATCTTGAACCCTGGACCCAGCCGTCACCGACAACGCCCGGCGTGCGGCTGCCGCGGCAAGCGGGCGGGTGCTGGAGGCAGCCATGACCATCAAGTTGCTCATCGCGGACATCGACGGGACGCTGGTGACACGGGACAAGGCCGTCACCGCGCGAACCCGCGAAGCCGTCGCCCGGCTGCGCGCCAGCGGCATCCAGTTCACCGTCACGAGCGGGCGACCGCCTCGCGGGATGGCAGGGCTGGTGGCCGCGTTGGATCTCACCGACCCCGTGGCTGCCTTCAACGGCGGCGTGTATGTCAAATCCGATCTCACGACGGTGCTGGAGCAGCGGACCCTTCCTCCCGTCATCGCCAGACAGGCCGTCGACTTCATGCTCCAGGCGGGCCTGGATGTCTGGGTATACCAGGGGGCGGATTGGTTCCTCCGCGACCCCGAGGCCTTCCGCGTGGCGAGAGAGAGGAGCAACGTCGGCTTCGACCCGGTCGTCATCGCGGACCTCCACGACGTGCTCGACGCCCCCATCAAGCTCGTCGGGGTGAGCGAGGACACCGAGCGGGTCGCGCGCTGCGAGGCCGAGCTCTCCCTGCGACTGGGTACCGAGGCGTCGGCGGCACGTTCGACGCCCTACTATGTCGACGTCACGCATCCCGAAGCGAACAAGGGAATGGTCGTGCGTGAGGCCGCGCGCCTCCTCGCGCTTCCCATCGAGCAGATCGCGGCCATCGGGGACATGGCCAACGATCTGCCCATGCTGACCA harbors:
- a CDS encoding class I fructose-bisphosphate aldolase produces the protein MPTMPGLDQTARAIVADGKGILAADETVSTITKRLTARAIESTSDSRRAYREMLFSTPDIAAFIGGVILQDETIRQDSSTGIPLLELLVGRGIIPGIKVDTGVHPLAGAPGEFVAEGLDGLRARLEEYHELGARFAKWRAVFIIRDGLPTAKCIHANAHALARYAALCQEQGLVPIVEPEVLMEGAHALEQCEDVTGRVLQAVFNELFDAQVSLEGMLLKPNMVTAGLRCARQASVDEVAEATLRALTRHVPPAVPGVVFLSGGQDAVLATEHLNAINALGGPKPWKLSFSYGRALQDEAMEVWRGQREQVPAAQRMFHHRAGCDSAAALGRYSGDMEGEAGFAGAAEPPSIHHEPDSTLHTQH